In candidate division KSB1 bacterium, the following are encoded in one genomic region:
- a CDS encoding serine hydrolase: MKRIIQLIVHVLLFCATQAFGQNERLDSLLSMIATKYQLVGMSVAIVQDSGVVFSQGYGLRDIERNLPVNEQTKFRIASISKFITAMAVMQLYEQGLFKLEDDVSQYLGFELKNPAFRNQFITFKMLLSHTSSLRDGSGYDRFLSDTYGKNPPPALKQLLIPGGTYYTADMFDASRGPDQKYFQYANINFGILGTLVERISGERFDQYCKKHLFDPLGIAASFNVRDLPDINDLAVLYRKSGSSWVAQFDRYNGVSPPERDLSGYSIGENGVIFSPQGGLRISAIDLAKLMIVHLNGGSYHGMRLLADTTISRMHEVVWRYNGINGDSYYGIFKTYGLGNHTTTDLLPGQQLIGHPGEAYGLISDCYFSKLGKYGIIFITNGGQWGYGQYSGWYNVEEDVFKTCFAQLPNLTSVTSILSAPKAGFQLEQNSPNPFNSATRIRFYLPNSSVVALNVYDVTGRLVAQLLDRFLPAGSHEISFDGAQLCSGVYFYQLRAGHFSAARKLILLR; the protein is encoded by the coding sequence ATGAAGAGAATTATTCAATTGATTGTGCATGTTCTGCTTTTTTGCGCAACTCAAGCATTCGGACAAAATGAACGTCTGGACTCGCTCCTCTCGATGATCGCTACGAAGTATCAATTGGTTGGCATGTCTGTCGCCATTGTTCAAGACAGCGGCGTTGTCTTTTCTCAAGGATATGGGTTGAGGGATATTGAGCGCAATTTGCCCGTAAACGAACAGACCAAATTTCGAATTGCTTCGATCTCCAAATTCATAACAGCCATGGCGGTCATGCAACTTTATGAGCAAGGCTTGTTCAAACTGGAAGACGATGTCAGCCAATATCTGGGATTTGAACTAAAGAACCCTGCGTTCAGAAATCAATTCATCACCTTTAAAATGCTATTATCACACACTTCGAGCTTGCGGGATGGTAGCGGTTACGATCGGTTCTTATCAGATACCTATGGGAAAAATCCACCACCTGCCTTGAAGCAGTTACTAATCCCGGGAGGGACTTATTATACGGCCGACATGTTCGACGCCAGCCGTGGGCCAGATCAAAAATATTTTCAATATGCCAATATCAATTTTGGAATTTTAGGCACGTTGGTGGAACGGATTTCCGGCGAGCGATTCGATCAGTATTGCAAAAAACATCTTTTTGATCCACTCGGTATCGCGGCAAGCTTTAATGTCCGCGACCTTCCCGATATTAATGACCTCGCCGTGCTTTATCGGAAATCTGGGAGCTCTTGGGTCGCCCAATTCGATCGATATAACGGAGTTTCTCCACCAGAGCGCGATCTGAGTGGTTATTCGATCGGCGAAAACGGCGTCATTTTTTCTCCCCAGGGCGGACTGAGGATCAGCGCCATCGATCTGGCGAAGCTGATGATCGTTCATTTAAATGGTGGAAGTTATCACGGCATGAGGCTTTTGGCTGATACCACGATCAGCCGCATGCATGAAGTCGTGTGGCGCTATAACGGCATCAATGGCGATAGCTACTACGGTATTTTTAAGACTTATGGACTGGGCAATCATACCACAACCGATCTCTTGCCTGGCCAGCAATTGATTGGTCATCCTGGGGAAGCTTATGGATTGATCAGCGATTGCTATTTTTCGAAATTGGGAAAATATGGTATCATTTTCATCACCAATGGAGGGCAATGGGGTTACGGCCAATATAGTGGATGGTACAATGTGGAAGAGGATGTTTTTAAAACCTGCTTCGCCCAATTGCCAAATTTAACTTCAGTCACTTCTATTCTATCCGCTCCGAAAGCAGGGTTTCAATTGGAGCAAAATTCCCCCAATCCATTCAACAGTGCAACCCGAATTCGATTTTATCTTCCAAACTCCAGCGTAGTTGCCTTGAACGTTTATGATGTCACTGGTAGGCTGGTTGCACAGCTTTTAGATCGTTTTCTGCCGGCTGGTTCGCATGAGATCTCTTTTGATGGCGCGCAACTTTGTAGCGGCGTGTATTTCTATCAATTGCGCGCGGGACATTTTTCGGCGGCTCGAAAGCTCATCCTGTTGCGTTGA
- a CDS encoding HAMP domain-containing protein, with translation MISRFRRLSIKIKWLIYTFVFINLFFVALFSFFITAGKRDLKRELKKWGGSLAKNLAENASHHVQSRNYAELNSYLYGIMNYDEIIYSAILDESGSILAIEDSRSHLTSEMLDDATAANKGLFRFISSPDRNEHYCFIEPIFTLGNDASSNASMHHDPLEQAITGLDRHESFGKQQRLGTVILGVSLETMNFNIRHMRNRAIYIAVLSTLIVFGFVFWSVHRLTQPIKELERAAQLVASGNLNHSIATAREDELGNLARSFNEIIEKLKQSQERIENNTKTLENRMAQWTLELQQFEQK, from the coding sequence ATGATTTCGAGATTTCGACGGCTGAGCATCAAAATAAAATGGCTCATTTACACGTTCGTATTTATCAATTTGTTCTTTGTCGCATTGTTTTCTTTTTTCATCACGGCTGGGAAACGAGACCTCAAGCGCGAATTGAAAAAATGGGGTGGATCATTAGCCAAAAATTTGGCCGAAAATGCCTCTCATCATGTTCAATCCCGAAACTATGCCGAGCTGAACAGCTATCTTTATGGCATCATGAATTATGATGAAATCATTTACTCAGCTATTCTCGATGAATCGGGCTCAATTCTTGCCATTGAGGACTCTCGATCGCACTTGACCAGTGAGATGCTGGATGATGCTACTGCCGCAAACAAAGGCCTTTTCAGATTCATCTCTTCCCCTGATAGAAACGAGCACTATTGCTTTATTGAACCAATTTTCACTCTGGGGAATGATGCATCCAGTAATGCTTCAATGCACCATGATCCACTTGAGCAAGCGATCACTGGATTGGATCGGCACGAATCGTTTGGCAAGCAGCAACGATTGGGCACGGTGATTTTGGGCGTGTCTTTGGAAACGATGAATTTCAATATCCGACACATGAGAAATCGAGCGATTTATATTGCGGTTCTCAGTACCCTCATCGTCTTCGGATTCGTGTTTTGGAGCGTGCACCGGTTGACGCAACCCATCAAAGAATTGGAACGAGCCGCACAGTTGGTCGCCAGTGGAAATTTGAATCATTCCATCGCGACGGCCCGAGAGGATGAATTGGGAAATCTGGCACGTTCCTTTAATGAAATAATCGAGAAATTGAAGCAATCGCAGGAGCGAATTGAGAATAACACCAAGACGCTTGAGAATCGAATGGCCCAATGGACGCTCGAACTGCAACAATTCGAGCAAAAATAG
- a CDS encoding peptidylprolyl isomerase has translation MRRLIGVLCFGMLLGFTFNSYGQLQIKEGDELYVKETAENLRLSPAGSVICQLPQGTKVIAIQDQGNWVAVHLVGYIWKKSLTNSRFDIPGFTMRALHILVSTEEEAKEIKKLLSEGADFKELAKQRSKDPNAARGGDLGVITKGDLLPELDKAISSLSVGQVSDIIKTSLGYHIFKRTE, from the coding sequence ATGAGACGTTTGATTGGGGTTCTTTGCTTCGGAATGCTTCTGGGGTTTACGTTCAACAGTTATGGACAATTGCAAATCAAAGAGGGGGATGAATTATATGTAAAAGAGACCGCTGAAAATCTGCGGCTCTCCCCAGCCGGCTCTGTGATTTGCCAATTGCCACAAGGTACAAAGGTCATCGCCATTCAGGATCAGGGCAATTGGGTGGCGGTTCATCTGGTGGGATATATTTGGAAAAAATCGTTGACCAATTCCCGCTTCGATATCCCTGGCTTTACGATGCGGGCATTGCATATCTTGGTATCGACTGAAGAGGAAGCGAAGGAGATCAAAAAATTGCTCAGTGAGGGCGCTGACTTTAAGGAGCTGGCCAAACAACGGTCCAAAGATCCGAATGCTGCCCGTGGCGGCGATTTGGGGGTGATCACTAAGGGAGATTTACTTCCAGAGCTTGATAAGGCCATTAGCTCGCTGAGCGTTGGTCAAGTTAGCGACATCATCAAAACGAGCCTTGGCTATCACATTTTTAAACGGACCGAGTAA
- a CDS encoding PfkB family carbohydrate kinase, giving the protein MDFDCLGFGICAVDYLCLVPKYPGTDEKTEALEFAMQGGGPVATALTTLARLGRRTSFISRIGDDDNGKFLVNEFIRAGVNISGLIIDPNMPTQQAFIWIDASNGKRSIVLNSSRYRPIAPGELKLEYVRSAKYLLIDGRDTEATVAMAHWAKAHGTKIVLDAGSQRKGMEELLALVDYPVVSEKFCHQYFGSGDYLWAVQQLLRCGATAAVVTCGSAGCYGADRHGSYYQPAFPVNVKDTTGAGDVFHGAFIFGLLELWELKHVLKFASAVAALKCTQLGGRSGIPDLQTVNHFLNQFN; this is encoded by the coding sequence ATGGATTTTGACTGTCTTGGATTTGGAATCTGTGCCGTAGATTATCTTTGTTTGGTCCCCAAGTATCCTGGGACGGATGAAAAAACAGAGGCATTGGAATTTGCGATGCAGGGTGGAGGACCAGTGGCCACAGCGTTAACCACCTTAGCGCGGCTGGGTCGACGGACAAGCTTTATCAGTCGCATTGGAGATGACGATAATGGCAAATTTTTAGTGAACGAATTCATCCGTGCCGGCGTTAATATAAGCGGTTTAATCATTGATCCAAATATGCCGACACAACAGGCATTTATCTGGATCGATGCTTCCAATGGCAAACGCTCCATTGTGCTCAATAGCAGTCGTTATCGCCCCATCGCTCCTGGTGAGCTTAAATTGGAATATGTGCGATCGGCCAAGTATTTATTGATCGATGGTCGCGATACCGAGGCGACGGTCGCCATGGCCCATTGGGCAAAAGCGCATGGTACAAAGATCGTGCTCGATGCTGGCAGCCAGCGAAAGGGCATGGAGGAATTGTTAGCGCTGGTGGATTACCCGGTGGTGTCGGAAAAATTTTGTCACCAATATTTTGGAAGCGGCGATTATCTCTGGGCGGTCCAACAACTGCTCCGTTGTGGGGCTACGGCTGCGGTGGTTACCTGTGGCAGCGCCGGGTGCTATGGGGCCGATCGCCATGGCAGCTATTATCAGCCAGCTTTCCCAGTGAATGTGAAAGATACCACGGGTGCAGGGGATGTTTTTCACGGCGCATTTATTTTCGGACTATTAGAACTGTGGGAACTAAAACATGTTTTAAAATTTGCAAGCGCCGTGGCAGCTTTAAAATGCACGCAGCTCGGAGGGAGGTCTGGCATTCCTGACCTCCAAACGGTCAACCATTTTCTGAACCAATTTAATTGA
- a CDS encoding M14 family zinc carboxypeptidase — translation MVQQFRIITLAAAWLVILLSGIYFLLVRYDQKQTDKVRIGVRLSDDHQRGVAQQFFGDQYDLSRANYVEFTAGWKEFFALQQAGLQPELVVDIQVTKLFDQGFHRLDQIDSVLQHLNQAYPSITTLHTIGSSAFWGLPIRAIRISSQPINREGTPSLLLTAAHHGNEPIGVEICLHVMNYLCRNSSNDPKVKTWLEKSEVWIVPVINPDGYRLNFSDSARLIWRKNMRDNNGDGRFSPESDGVDLNRNYDYHWDVRGDHSPQSSYYCGSAPFSEPEIVAIRHLAEHRRFSLHLDFHSAGEKVLYPTEIAVTHQLADLAEAIARQIKKSSGSDHYQVAPLHDWVGQCSSWMFHQMSVPSLLIEAGDSFFPNKADLLAIIEQNAQAVFYSLDLLTGDNTCPTQTPWLNRFAE, via the coding sequence ATGGTTCAACAATTTCGCATCATCACTTTGGCAGCAGCGTGGTTGGTAATATTGTTGTCGGGGATTTATTTTTTGCTGGTGCGTTATGATCAGAAACAAACTGATAAAGTTCGGATTGGTGTTCGATTGAGCGACGATCACCAGCGCGGTGTTGCCCAGCAATTCTTTGGCGATCAGTACGATCTCTCGCGGGCCAACTATGTTGAATTTACCGCAGGCTGGAAGGAGTTCTTCGCATTGCAGCAAGCCGGGTTGCAGCCTGAGCTCGTGGTAGACATCCAAGTAACCAAATTGTTCGATCAGGGCTTCCATCGGCTTGATCAAATCGATTCCGTCCTTCAACATTTGAACCAGGCTTACCCATCAATCACCACACTCCATACGATTGGGAGCAGTGCGTTCTGGGGACTGCCGATTCGCGCGATCAGGATTTCCAGCCAACCGATAAATCGAGAGGGGACACCATCACTACTGTTGACGGCGGCGCATCATGGTAATGAGCCAATTGGAGTTGAAATCTGTTTGCATGTCATGAACTATCTCTGCCGAAATTCCTCGAACGATCCGAAAGTCAAGACCTGGTTGGAGAAATCCGAGGTCTGGATCGTGCCAGTCATCAATCCAGATGGCTATCGGTTGAACTTTTCGGATAGCGCCAGGCTGATTTGGCGAAAGAACATGCGTGATAACAATGGCGATGGCCGCTTCTCTCCAGAGTCAGATGGTGTTGATCTCAACCGCAATTACGACTATCATTGGGATGTGAGGGGGGATCATTCCCCTCAAAGCAGTTACTACTGTGGTTCAGCTCCGTTTTCCGAACCAGAAATTGTTGCGATCCGACATTTGGCTGAGCACCGCCGCTTTAGTCTGCATCTCGATTTTCACAGCGCAGGAGAAAAGGTTTTGTATCCCACCGAGATCGCTGTCACACATCAGTTAGCTGATCTGGCTGAAGCGATAGCACGCCAAATTAAAAAAAGCTCGGGCAGCGATCATTACCAAGTCGCGCCGCTGCATGACTGGGTGGGGCAATGTTCATCCTGGATGTTTCACCAGATGAGCGTCCCTTCGCTGCTCATCGAGGCTGGTGATAGTTTTTTCCCCAATAAAGCCGATCTTTTAGCCATTATAGAGCAGAACGCCCAAGCGGTTTTCTATTCATTAGATCTACTGACGGGAGATAATACCTGTCCTACCCAGACCCCTTGGTTAAATCGTTTCGCGGAGTAA
- a CDS encoding phosphodiester glycosidase family protein, producing MAIRGKIVLPIILALISVQIAAAEIIEQRPVGPGVIFYHDYKSNGPWHIQVLEVDLRNPWIKLETAKARDVLAGNETTSSMALRNDREGHRVIGAINGDFYDSRGVPIGTQVLNGLILKNPASRSVFGISATQKPFFDIVSFQGQVIAPNTRTMPISGINEIRDTDDLVVFNRYYGPSTGTNFWGTEIAAKFLHEQMVVGDTVQLVAIAKDSLLEPGHGNNPIPADGLVLSGHLIARFYLDHNIFVGDTFAIVMQLPPILERLEQMIGGTPRLIRDGAISVEWEQEHVAGTFTYNRHPRTAIGCNSDSTKLYLFTVDGRRPGYSVGMSLFELAEYMLQWGVYQGINLDGGGSTTMVVRNQLVNRPSDAGGERAVSNALLVISTAPTGPLAQLDIAPAMAYVPAGKSLQFEVRGFDQYYNPVSFSVDSSQWQCSPQLGRIDHRGLFVAGQNQDSGYVYVSVGAIRDSSQVFVIQVASIELLPNPLILKIGESQALVPNAKDAKGHLVLLEPSDYQWAVNGDIGTISPNGVFRATQQGQGEVIASYSGVIGTAKVFVGIASEAMIDDFKSLANWSLSGTRVNLSQCQMELDNQLFLSAPSACRLRYSLATGGTSALYLNCSIPIAGSPEEIEIQVCGDGSGHWLRGEFEDADGEKFLVNFTQASPGINWSRSWKSLRVPLSEAILHWNNPNAKLTFPITWKRIYLAETDENKKNAGVIYLDDFKAHYIKTGVQNDRETSRPKGYKLHQNFPNPFNPITRISFELPKDSDVKLEVFNARGEKVANLVDGRFPAGAHDVAFDAKHLSTGIYWYRMEADNFRMTRKMVVLK from the coding sequence ATGGCAATTCGTGGAAAGATTGTTTTGCCAATCATCTTAGCGCTAATATCGGTGCAAATTGCAGCAGCGGAAATCATTGAACAACGACCAGTAGGGCCAGGTGTGATTTTTTATCATGATTATAAATCCAATGGTCCCTGGCATATTCAAGTGTTGGAGGTTGACCTGAGGAATCCTTGGATCAAATTGGAGACGGCAAAGGCTCGAGATGTTCTGGCTGGGAACGAGACCACGTCCTCCATGGCGCTGCGGAACGATCGAGAGGGGCATCGGGTAATTGGTGCTATCAATGGGGATTTTTATGATAGCCGAGGTGTTCCGATCGGCACTCAGGTGCTGAACGGGTTAATATTAAAGAACCCGGCCAGCCGCTCAGTATTTGGGATTTCGGCAACACAGAAGCCATTTTTTGACATCGTTTCGTTTCAAGGGCAGGTGATTGCGCCGAACACGCGAACCATGCCCATCTCTGGCATCAATGAAATCCGAGATACCGATGATCTGGTCGTGTTCAATCGCTATTATGGCCCAAGCACGGGCACCAATTTCTGGGGTACTGAAATCGCCGCTAAATTTCTGCATGAGCAAATGGTGGTCGGCGATACAGTTCAATTGGTAGCGATTGCGAAAGATAGCCTATTGGAACCTGGTCACGGCAATAATCCGATCCCAGCAGACGGATTGGTTCTGTCTGGGCATCTGATAGCCAGATTCTATTTGGATCATAACATCTTTGTGGGAGATACCTTTGCGATTGTCATGCAATTGCCGCCCATTTTGGAGCGATTGGAACAAATGATCGGTGGGACGCCTCGGTTGATCCGAGATGGAGCTATTTCTGTCGAATGGGAACAAGAGCACGTTGCTGGAACCTTTACGTATAATCGGCATCCGCGCACAGCAATCGGCTGCAACAGCGATTCCACCAAGCTTTATCTATTTACGGTGGATGGTCGACGGCCTGGCTACAGTGTTGGCATGTCGCTGTTCGAGCTGGCTGAATATATGCTTCAATGGGGAGTTTATCAGGGAATTAACCTCGATGGCGGTGGATCTACAACCATGGTCGTTCGCAACCAATTGGTTAATCGGCCATCTGATGCTGGAGGGGAACGAGCCGTCTCCAACGCGCTATTGGTCATTAGCACGGCACCCACGGGGCCTCTCGCTCAATTGGATATAGCTCCTGCCATGGCGTATGTGCCAGCCGGAAAATCGCTCCAGTTCGAGGTCCGTGGTTTTGACCAATACTATAACCCGGTAAGCTTCTCGGTTGATTCTTCGCAATGGCAATGTTCTCCACAACTCGGTCGGATCGATCACAGGGGACTATTCGTGGCTGGGCAAAACCAGGACTCAGGTTATGTCTATGTGAGCGTTGGAGCAATCCGCGACTCCAGTCAAGTGTTTGTCATCCAGGTGGCGAGCATCGAGCTGTTACCGAATCCGCTGATCCTGAAAATTGGTGAAAGCCAGGCACTCGTACCCAATGCTAAAGATGCTAAGGGGCATCTGGTCCTTCTGGAGCCGAGCGATTACCAATGGGCTGTCAATGGCGATATTGGAACGATTTCTCCCAACGGTGTTTTTCGCGCCACCCAGCAAGGACAAGGAGAAGTAATTGCCAGCTATTCTGGTGTAATTGGTACGGCTAAAGTTTTTGTCGGGATCGCTTCCGAGGCAATGATTGATGATTTCAAATCGCTCGCCAATTGGTCGCTTTCGGGGACTCGTGTGAATCTATCCCAATGCCAAATGGAGCTCGATAATCAGTTGTTTTTGTCCGCTCCTTCCGCTTGCCGGTTGCGATATAGCCTGGCGACCGGTGGCACCAGCGCCCTCTATTTGAATTGCTCCATCCCCATTGCTGGATCTCCAGAAGAGATCGAGATTCAAGTCTGCGGGGATGGCAGCGGCCATTGGTTGCGGGGTGAGTTCGAAGATGCGGATGGCGAAAAATTTTTAGTGAACTTCACCCAGGCTTCGCCAGGGATCAATTGGTCAAGATCTTGGAAATCGCTGAGAGTTCCACTGTCTGAGGCTATTCTGCACTGGAACAACCCAAATGCCAAACTGACATTTCCCATTACATGGAAGCGGATTTATCTGGCGGAGACCGATGAGAATAAAAAGAACGCTGGGGTAATTTATCTCGATGATTTCAAGGCCCATTATATTAAGACTGGCGTTCAAAATGATAGGGAAACGAGCCGGCCGAAAGGCTATAAATTGCACCAAAACTTTCCCAACCCTTTCAATCCGATTACTAGAATTTCGTTTGAGCTGCCCAAAGATAGCGATGTGAAATTAGAGGTATTTAATGCACGGGGTGAAAAGGTTGCTAATTTGGTCGATGGCCGATTTCCCGCTGGAGCTCATGACGTAGCGTTCGATGCCAAACACCTGTCCACCGGCATTTATTGGTATCGCATGGAAGCGGACAATTTTCGCATGACACGAAAAATGGTTGTCCTGAAATGA
- the radC gene encoding DNA repair protein RadC, whose protein sequence is MKNEILKIKDWPEHERPRERLIKHGADRLQDAELLAIILRTGDKEHSAVDLARILLNKYGTFRGLDARSIQELCEIQGIGQTKAVQIKAALEIGKRMAAEQVKMKMRIDTCEDVYNLVGHYMRDLNREEFKIILLTSRNHLILERTIFEGTLTESIVNAREIVREALNNSAAGIVFVHNHPSGDPTPSLEDKNITKRLVEACKLVDVQPHDHIIIGKDRYFSFLQNGLL, encoded by the coding sequence ATGAAAAACGAAATTTTAAAGATCAAAGACTGGCCTGAACATGAGCGTCCCCGGGAACGATTGATAAAACATGGCGCCGATAGGCTCCAAGACGCTGAGCTTTTGGCGATCATTCTTCGGACCGGGGACAAAGAGCATTCGGCTGTGGATTTGGCTCGGATACTATTAAATAAGTATGGGACATTTCGCGGACTGGATGCCAGGTCGATTCAAGAATTATGCGAGATCCAGGGAATCGGACAGACCAAAGCAGTGCAAATCAAGGCGGCATTGGAGATCGGCAAACGGATGGCGGCTGAGCAGGTAAAAATGAAGATGCGAATCGACACCTGCGAGGATGTTTATAATTTGGTTGGGCATTATATGCGCGATTTGAACCGTGAGGAGTTCAAAATCATTCTTCTGACCTCGCGCAATCATCTGATTTTGGAACGCACCATTTTTGAAGGGACCCTCACCGAGAGCATTGTCAACGCCAGGGAAATCGTTCGTGAAGCGCTCAATAATTCAGCGGCTGGAATCGTGTTCGTTCATAACCATCCGAGCGGGGACCCCACTCCCAGTTTGGAAGACAAGAACATCACCAAACGGCTGGTGGAAGCCTGCAAACTGGTCGATGTTCAACCTCATGATCATATCATTATCGGCAAGGATCGCTATTTCAGTTTCTTGCAAAATGGATTATTATAA
- a CDS encoding FAD binding domain-containing protein, which produces MERIFRPRSIAELDQIVQENKGPLTFVAGATDLMVQRQHWAEADSLVDLTAVQELHERIDITDEEVLIGAAVPLSRIIAHPILQQRLPILIEACRQIGSVQIQNRATLGGNIANASPAGDSLPVLCVLEAELWIGPRHNGQFEKSNIEQVMLNPGETSLNGERYIAFIRIPFLHQDKCYWYFRKVGQRKALAISKVSLAVLSWIQERFVTEIRIVPGSVTPQIRRARTTETILQQQKLSESLIDAASQALTNEVSPISDIRSDERYRRRICGELLREALFCAMRNHIK; this is translated from the coding sequence ATGGAGCGGATCTTTCGACCTCGATCGATTGCAGAGCTAGATCAGATTGTCCAGGAGAATAAAGGCCCTCTCACATTTGTGGCTGGCGCAACGGATTTGATGGTTCAACGCCAGCATTGGGCTGAAGCGGATTCCCTGGTGGACCTCACAGCCGTTCAGGAGCTCCATGAGCGAATAGACATCACCGACGAGGAGGTTCTAATTGGAGCGGCGGTGCCCTTGAGCCGCATCATCGCCCATCCGATTTTGCAGCAGCGGCTACCGATTTTGATCGAGGCTTGTCGCCAAATCGGCTCGGTGCAGATTCAAAATCGGGCCACGCTGGGCGGCAATATTGCCAATGCCTCGCCTGCTGGGGATAGCTTGCCTGTGCTCTGTGTCCTGGAGGCAGAACTATGGATCGGTCCTCGCCACAACGGCCAATTCGAAAAATCGAACATCGAACAGGTGATGCTCAATCCTGGCGAGACCAGCTTGAACGGGGAACGCTATATTGCCTTTATCCGCATTCCGTTCCTCCATCAGGATAAGTGCTATTGGTATTTCCGCAAAGTCGGGCAGCGCAAGGCACTGGCCATCAGCAAGGTCTCATTGGCCGTGCTGAGTTGGATTCAGGAGCGATTCGTCACGGAAATTCGGATAGTTCCTGGCAGTGTCACGCCACAGATCCGTCGAGCGAGAACAACTGAGACAATACTTCAACAGCAGAAATTATCCGAATCGCTCATCGATGCTGCAAGCCAAGCTTTGACAAACGAAGTGAGCCCGATCAGCGATATCCGATCAGATGAGCGATATCGACGACGCATTTGTGGAGAATTGCTCCGGGAGGCGCTTTTCTGCGCGATGAGGAATCATATAAAATGA
- a CDS encoding 2Fe-2S iron-sulfur cluster-binding protein gives MNIRFTVNGNQIELATSPKKRLLDILRDDLDLIGTKEGCGKGECGACTVLINGSAVNSCLVPALQLANSHIVTIEGLRHWSSFASLERAYVEHGAVQCGFCTTGFVMSTAALLATAAPPLSIDQVKWQLAGNICRCTGYAKIVEAVMDLTQQPELVNQVKLDWQTAFGGK, from the coding sequence ATGAACATTCGATTTACTGTCAATGGAAATCAAATTGAGTTGGCAACTTCGCCGAAAAAGCGGCTCCTCGACATTTTGCGGGACGATCTGGACCTGATTGGCACCAAAGAAGGCTGTGGCAAAGGTGAATGTGGGGCATGCACCGTATTAATAAATGGAAGTGCCGTCAACTCGTGCCTGGTGCCAGCGCTTCAGTTGGCGAATAGCCATATCGTCACTATTGAGGGATTGCGGCATTGGTCCTCATTTGCGTCGTTGGAGCGAGCTTATGTGGAACATGGGGCGGTGCAGTGCGGCTTTTGCACTACGGGATTTGTGATGTCCACTGCAGCGCTACTGGCTACTGCCGCCCCACCATTATCCATCGATCAAGTGAAATGGCAATTGGCGGGCAACATCTGTCGCTGCACAGGGTATGCGAAAATCGTGGAAGCGGTCATGGATTTAACCCAACAGCCTGAGTTGGTGAACCAGGTCAAACTGGATTGGCAAACAGCGTTTGGAGGCAAATAG